Proteins co-encoded in one Candidatus Caldatribacterium sp. genomic window:
- a CDS encoding methylglyoxal synthase gives MKYREIPMKAQKSIALIAHDNKKEELLEWAKFNCGTLARHKLYATGTTGEILERELGLSIVKLESGPLGGDQQIGAKIAEGEIDFLIFFWDPLEPLPHDPDVKALLRIAVVWNIPIACNRASADFLISSPLMHGEYKRLVPEYSSYRERLRVKE, from the coding sequence ATGAAGTACCGTGAAATCCCCATGAAAGCTCAAAAAAGCATTGCCCTCATAGCCCACGACAACAAAAAGGAAGAGCTCCTGGAGTGGGCAAAATTCAACTGCGGGACACTGGCTCGGCACAAGCTCTACGCCACGGGAACAACGGGGGAGATTCTCGAGCGAGAACTCGGTCTTTCCATTGTGAAACTCGAAAGCGGGCCTCTTGGAGGAGACCAGCAAATCGGGGCAAAAATCGCCGAAGGAGAAATCGATTTCCTCATTTTCTTCTGGGACCCCTTGGAGCCCTTGCCTCACGATCCCGATGTGAAAGCTCTCCTCCGTATTGCGGTGGTCTGGAACATTCCTATTGCCTGCAACCGGGCCTCAGCGGATTTTCTCATTTCCTCGCCTCTCATGCACGGGGAGTACAAGCGTTTGGTTCCCGAGTACTCAAGTTACCGGGAACGTCTCCGGGTGAAGGAGTAA